A genomic window from Pocillopora verrucosa isolate sample1 chromosome 7, ASM3666991v2, whole genome shotgun sequence includes:
- the LOC136282256 gene encoding uncharacterized protein has product MRYLVVLGLILISTVLFTSAGKKYKCGPIVKKHNCECEAKSAGQLKLEDGKLLMCDGSDYKPLQFEMPTPKNSRANPAYSCKEIMEEDSAADDGIYWLTFKSDPSVFPVYCDMSNGGWTMIFKAVSGVKESAFNTFNSGETLAENDMSALDVTNQHLGDYKSRIILKWAEFAASEAKVVLYEGGSAVKKLFFDATGTDKLNWFSKDKLKEPLPWENVKSEEQNSFSIQGLTNRNFFINRSYGGCPADDGWLCITSTPCEWEKRYGVNAVLYSTLATHTNWNTEANVAKADVLAVFLR; this is encoded by the exons ATGAGATATCTGGTCGTTCTGGGCCTAATCTTGATCAGCACCGTGCTTTTCACATCGGCTGGCAAGAAATACAAATGTGGTCCCATTGTTAAGAAACACAACTGCGAGTGCGAAGCCAAATCAGCGGGCCAATTGAAACTCGAAGATGGGAAATTGCTGATGTGTGATGGCAGTGATTATAAACCTCTGCAGTTTGAAATGCCTACTCCCAAAAATTCAAGGGCGAATCCAGCTTATTCGTGTAAGGAAATCATGGAGGAAGATTCCGCAGCCGACGATGGAATTTACTGGCTTACGTTCAAGA GTGATCCCAGTGTTTTTCCAGTTTACTGTGACATGTCTAATGGAG GATGGACCATGATATTCAAGGCGGTGTCCGGGGTGAAGGAAAGTGCTTTCAATACTTTCAATTCGGGTGAAACTCTCGCTGAGAATGACATGAGCGCTCTCGACGTCACTAACCAGCACCTTGGCGACTACAAAAGCAGGATAATCCTGAAGTGGGCTGAGTTTGCTGCATCTGAG GCCAAAGTTGTCCTTTACGAAGGCGGGAGCGCTGTAAAGAAGCTTTTCTTCGACGCCACGGGAACGGACAAATTGAACTGGTTTTCAAAGGATAAATTGAAGGAGCCCTTGCCATGGGAAAATGTGAAATCAGAGGAACAGAACTCCTTTTCCATCCAAGGATTGACCAATCGGAACTTCTTCATCAACAGGAGTTATGGTGGCTGCCCTGCTGATGATGGCTGGCTGTGTATTACCTCAACTCCTTGTGAATGGGAAAAGCGTTATGGAGTAAACGCTGTGTTGTACAGCACGTTGGCTACACACACCAACTGGAACACTGAAG CTAACGTTGCTAAGGCAGATGTTCTGGCGGTTTTCTTGCGCTAa
- the LOC131786571 gene encoding LOW QUALITY PROTEIN: translin-associated protein X-like (The sequence of the model RefSeq protein was modified relative to this genomic sequence to represent the inferred CDS: inserted 1 base in 1 codon), whose protein sequence is MAAVVKQRYRKRPRPQAQESSPLKRKVDENSPVILSFKNHRQELDSRHDKHERLVKCSRDVPIASKRIIFNLQRVAGASDTEQIFKEXKKLLNTIALELEGEDPFLFTRAYSSGVQEYIEALSFAHFLKRKTLISFDQVEAELKFSNEDGKDLGLTLIPFDYVLGIADLTGELMRFCINSASSGDQNTPFEMCSFLRENHNAFVAFGNVSREIASKLRVLKASMNKVEVACYTLKVRGSEIPQFALAEALGGDFTSEERDFN, encoded by the exons atggcggctgTCGTGAAACAACGATATAGGAAACGTCCTAGACCTCAAGCTCAAGAGAGCAGCCCTCTGAAGAGAAAAGTCGATGAGAACTCGCCAGTAATACTATCATTTAAAAATCATCGGCAAGAGCTGGATTCTCGGCATGACAAACACGAGCGTTTAGTTAAATGTAGCAGAGATGTTCCTATTGCAAGCAAACGGATCATTTTTAATCTTCAGCGAGTAGCCGGAGCGAGTGATACGGAGCAgatcttcaaag aaaaaaaactcctaaaTACGATAGCTTTGGAGTTAGAGGGAGAAGACCCTTTCTTGTTCACCCGAGCGTACTCTTCTGGTGTGCAGGAATACATCGAAGCATTGTCTTTCGCGCATTTTCTCAAGAgaaaaactttgatttctttcgaCCAAGTTGAAGCGgagttgaaattttcaaatgaggATGGTAAAGATCTTGGCTTAACCTTAATTCCGTTCGACTACGTACTTGGAATCGCGGATCTGACGGGAGAGCTCATGCGTTTCTGCATAAACAGTGCGTCGAGCGGGGACCAAAACACTCCTTTTGAGATGTGCAGCTTTCTGCGGGAAAATCACAACGCTTTCGTGGCGTTCGGGAATGTTTCTAGGGAGATTGCCTCAAAATTGAGAGTACTGAAGGCCAGTATGAATAAGGTGGAAGTCGCTTGTTACACTTTGAAAGTTCGGGGTTCAGAAATTCCTCAATTTGCTTTGGCTGAAGCACTGGGTGGAGACTTTACTTCtgaagaaagggattttaattga
- the LOC131786567 gene encoding uncharacterized protein, protein MRYLVVLGLILISTVLFTSAGKKYKCGPIVKKHNCECKAKSAGQLKLEDGKLLMCDGSEYKPLQFEMSTPKNSRANPAYSCKEIMEEDAAADDGIYWLTFKSDPSVFPVYCDMSNGGWTMIFKAVSGAKESAFNTFNSGETLAENDMSALDVTNQHLGDYKSRIILKWAEFAASEAKVVLYEDGSAVKKLFFDATGTDKLNWFSKDKLKEPLPWENVKTEVQNSFSIQGLTNRNFFINRNYGGCHVDSGWLCITSTPCEWEKRYGVNAVLYSTLATHTNWNTEANVAKADVLAVFLR, encoded by the exons ATGAGATATCTGGTCGTTCTGGGCCTTATCTTGATCAGCACCGTGCTTTTCACATCGGCTGGCAAGAAATACAAATGTGGTCCCATTGTTAAGAAACACAACTGCGAGTGCAAAGCCAAATCAGCGGGCCAATTGAAACTTGAAGATGGGAAATTGCTGATGTGTGATGGCAGTGAATATAAACCTCTGCAGTTTGAAATGTCTACTCCCAAAAATTCAAGGGCGAATCCAGCTTATTCGTGTAAGGAAATCATGGAGGAAGACGCCGCAGCCGACGATGGAATTTACTGGCTTACGTTCAAGA GTGATCCCAGTGTTTTTCCAGTTTACTGTGACATGTCTAATGGAG GATGGACCATGATATTCAAGGCGGTGTCCGGGGCGAAGGAGAGTGCTTTCAACACGTTCAATTCGGGTGAAACTCTCGCTGAGAATGACATGAGCGCTCTCGACGTCACTAACCAGCACCTTGGCGACTACAAAAGCAGGATAATCCTGAAGTGGGCTGAGTTTGCTGCATCTGAG GCCAAAGTTGTCCTTTACGAAGACGGGAGCGCTGTCAAGAAGCTTTTCTTCGACGCCACGGGAACGGACAAATTGAACTGGTTTTCAAAGGACAAATTGAAGGAGCCGTTGCCATgggaaaatgtgaaaacagAGGTACAGAACTCCTTTTCCATCCAAGGATTGACCAATCGGAACTTCTTCATTAACAGGAATTATGGTGGCTGCCATGTTGATTCAGGCTGGCTGTGTATTACCTCAACTCCTTGTGAATGGGAAAAGCGTTATGGAGTAAACGCTGTGTTGTACAGCACGTTGGCTACACACACCAACTGGAACACTGAAG CTAATGTTGCTAAGGCAGATGTTCTGGCGGTTTTCTTGCGTTAa
- the LOC136282259 gene encoding translin-associated protein X-like, whose translation MAAVVKQRYRKRPRPQAQESSPLKRKVDENSPVILSFKNHRQELDSRHDKHERLVKCSRDVTIASKRIIFNLQRAAGASDTEQIFKEADEKFVTVKELLNTIALELEGEDPFLFTRAYSPGVQEYIEALSFAHFLKRKTLISFDQVEAELKFSNEDGKDLGLSLNPFDYVLGIADLTGELMRFCINSASSGDQNTPFEVCSFLREIHNAFVAFGNVSREIASKLRVLKASMNKVEVACYTLKVRGSEIPQFALAEALGGDFTSEERDFN comes from the coding sequence atggcggctgTCGTGAAACAACGATATAGGAAACGTCCTAGACCTCAAGCTCAAGAGAGCAGCCCTCTGAAGAGAAAAGTCGATGAGAACTCGCCAGTAATACTATCATTTAAAAATCATCGGCAAGAGCTGGATTCTCGGCATGACAAACACGAGCGTTTAGTTAAATGTAGCAGAGATGTTACTATTGCAAGCAAACGGATCATTTTTAATCTTCAGCGAGCAGCCGGAGCGAGTGATACGGAGCAGATCTTCAAAGAAGCAGATGAAAAGTTTGTAACGGTTAAAGAACTCCTAAATACGATAGCTTTGGAGTTAGAGGGAGAAGACCCTTTCTTGTTCACCCGAGCGTACTCTCCTGGTGTGCAGGAATACATCGAAGCATTGTCTTTCGCGCATTTTCTCAAGAgaaaaactttgatttctttcgaCCAAGTTGAAGCGgagttgaaattttcaaatgaggATGGTAAAGATCTTGGCTTAAGCTTAAATCCGTTCGACTACGTACTTGGAATCGCGGATCTGACGGGAGAGCTCATGCGTTTCTGCATAAACAGTGCGTCGAGCGGGGACCAAAACactccttttgaggtgtgcagCTTTCTGCGGGAAATTCACAACGCTTTCGTGGCGTTCGGGAATGTTTCTAGGGAGATTGCCTCAAAATTGAGAGTACTGAAGGCCAGTATGAATAAGGTGGAAGTCGCTTGTTACACTTTGAAAGTTCGGGGTTCAGAAATTCCTCAATTTGCTTTGGCTGAAGCACTGGGTGGAGACTTTACTTCtgaagaaagggattttaattga